In Paenibacillus sonchi, a single genomic region encodes these proteins:
- a CDS encoding restriction endonuclease-like protein has protein sequence MDLPHTGSLNQTVELLRVETELFTLFLQGRPYHPTVETLQLHRSSEQEWVSAQLGLACSERLGDVQIKVFSPEAHGMVDWQQGVSVFPCFYETQSYELVIQNKTAASLSFYHENVLLRQAVKPLGDSILAGVLNFGNEVGLTEWEVRSNGQTLLRVEMEIFPSKMDYKLDYQNILNEVNAQIYNLAFDFLRKTYQLTGLRETQHQSLTEFFTILQHVFRQLLDAVERINKNPNYALLQDRRLMDANRVKKAGRENIRELAKHPERLKVDESNGFLRINGQNYTATHFMENRRRLSYDTNENRFIRWMLERIHGKLKELKGRWKENSRTPDPLLSKRIDKMLTQLERVLKMDFLREAGVLKQMSVTLVLQMAPGYREVYRCYLMLLKGLSIQGELFRLSMKDVAQLYEYWCFLKLNQLLGQKYKLVKQDIIKVKRNGIFVTLDRSQSANMVYENPVNGEQFILYYNSIPDSDKTPTLSQRPDNVLTLKKKDAGQIKEYKYVFDAKYRLNPAYEGTPYQGKYGQPGPEEDDINTMHRYRDAIVYQEKGTGEYERSMFGAYVLFPYPDEERYKSHQFYKSIELLNIGALPFLPNSTSLVEQFLDEIIQDSPEKAFERSTRPRGTKEYYANQLAGKNVLVGSVRGREQVEVAVRKAFYHMPLKNLASQKILTQIEYVAMCQSRKKFVDPAKTGIHWVGKVADWKVLRRKEIKEVPCRPGTEEDLYVRFTIEQWKILTAPIMLGGQGILTVLYTSKYILDRALEIAELRLETEEALREWREKRRKGRVKVKLDHEEFVDLGRVVEVRNI, from the coding sequence ATGGATTTACCTCATACTGGCTCTCTTAATCAGACGGTAGAATTGCTCCGTGTAGAAACAGAGCTTTTTACGCTTTTTCTTCAAGGGCGCCCTTATCATCCTACGGTGGAGACATTGCAGCTTCATCGGTCTTCGGAGCAGGAGTGGGTGAGTGCACAGCTTGGGCTTGCTTGCTCCGAACGGCTTGGTGATGTTCAGATCAAAGTCTTTTCGCCTGAAGCCCACGGGATGGTGGACTGGCAGCAGGGAGTTTCTGTTTTTCCTTGTTTTTATGAGACACAGTCGTATGAACTGGTTATCCAGAATAAGACCGCTGCCAGCCTTTCCTTTTATCATGAAAATGTGTTGCTTCGGCAGGCAGTTAAGCCCCTAGGTGATTCTATTCTTGCGGGTGTTCTGAACTTTGGGAATGAGGTCGGTTTGACGGAATGGGAAGTCCGAAGTAATGGACAGACTTTGCTGCGGGTAGAGATGGAGATTTTCCCCTCGAAGATGGATTACAAGCTGGATTACCAGAATATTTTGAATGAAGTGAATGCGCAGATTTATAATTTGGCGTTTGATTTTTTGCGCAAAACCTATCAGCTAACAGGCCTGCGGGAGACGCAGCATCAGAGCTTGACGGAGTTTTTCACCATACTACAGCATGTCTTTAGACAACTCTTGGATGCAGTCGAACGGATTAACAAGAATCCTAATTACGCTCTGCTCCAGGATCGCCGGCTCATGGATGCCAATCGGGTCAAAAAGGCCGGAAGAGAGAACATCCGCGAGCTGGCGAAGCATCCTGAACGATTAAAAGTAGATGAAAGCAATGGATTTTTAAGAATTAATGGTCAGAATTACACAGCAACGCACTTCATGGAGAACCGCAGACGCCTCTCCTATGATACCAATGAGAACCGGTTCATCCGCTGGATGCTGGAACGAATTCATGGGAAGCTTAAGGAGCTTAAGGGCCGCTGGAAAGAAAATAGCCGGACTCCAGATCCGCTACTCAGCAAAAGAATAGATAAGATGCTTACTCAGCTGGAACGGGTGCTCAAGATGGATTTTTTGCGTGAGGCTGGAGTGCTGAAGCAGATGTCCGTTACCCTTGTGCTGCAGATGGCCCCTGGATACCGCGAAGTCTATCGCTGTTATCTAATGCTGCTTAAAGGCTTATCTATTCAAGGTGAGCTGTTCCGCTTATCCATGAAGGATGTAGCTCAGCTCTATGAGTATTGGTGCTTCTTGAAGCTGAATCAGCTTCTGGGGCAGAAATATAAACTGGTGAAGCAGGACATCATTAAGGTGAAACGGAACGGTATTTTCGTTACTCTTGATCGCTCACAGAGCGCTAATATGGTGTACGAGAATCCGGTCAACGGGGAGCAGTTCATCCTGTATTATAACTCGATTCCTGACTCGGATAAGACCCCGACGCTCAGTCAGCGTCCGGATAATGTGCTCACCCTGAAGAAGAAGGATGCTGGTCAGATCAAGGAATACAAGTATGTGTTTGATGCGAAATACCGCTTGAATCCCGCTTATGAAGGTACGCCTTATCAGGGGAAGTATGGGCAGCCTGGGCCGGAAGAGGACGACATTAATACAATGCATCGTTATCGGGACGCGATAGTGTATCAGGAAAAGGGCACAGGTGAATATGAGCGAAGCATGTTTGGCGCTTATGTGTTATTTCCTTATCCGGATGAAGAGCGGTACAAGAGCCACCAATTTTACAAAAGCATCGAGCTATTGAATATTGGTGCGTTGCCGTTCCTGCCGAATTCTACAAGCTTGGTGGAGCAATTCCTGGATGAGATCATTCAGGATAGTCCGGAAAAAGCCTTTGAACGCTCTACACGTCCACGCGGGACGAAAGAATACTATGCCAATCAGCTTGCGGGCAAAAATGTGCTTGTCGGTTCTGTCCGGGGGCGGGAGCAGGTGGAGGTGGCGGTGCGGAAGGCTTTTTATCATATGCCGCTTAAGAATCTTGCCAGCCAGAAGATACTTACCCAGATCGAGTACGTAGCGATGTGCCAATCCCGCAAAAAGTTCGTTGATCCCGCTAAAACAGGCATTCACTGGGTGGGGAAGGTAGCGGATTGGAAGGTGCTGCGGCGTAAAGAGATTAAGGAAGTTCCTTGTCGCCCGGGGACCGAAGAAGATCTGTATGTACGCTTTACGAT